From the genome of Vanessa atalanta chromosome 30, ilVanAtal1.2, whole genome shotgun sequence, one region includes:
- the LOC125075154 gene encoding putative aminopeptidase W07G4.4, with product MTPQDFKLYENIFIETNLQSTDYDGVIVIIYPQEKNIRLPRHICSFIDKISLLDKHINTVATVWNCDYVSGGRLILSPTGKITPYHDVKVIRDAAKKGMQRALDAGMKKPLLVVENVVDFPDGQLVCILGALEAFYVPLQIRERQECRNFIRIGLHAEEKETESFERIVRNAIALERARIFTRDIAGGDPERMAPARIVEYVKNSFAEDSNITINVIDDDETIAKDYPLLAAVSRAANRVDRHKARVVEIEYKSSNPNRVTETLMLVGKGVTYDTGGADIKITGKMAGMSRDKCGAAAVAGFLKTCSILKPPHLKVVGVLCLCRNSVGSDSYVSDELIVSRGGKSVRITNTDAEGRLAMADSLFKLAELAGKELNPHIYTIATLTGHARACYGNYSAAMDNHSAKATNHSSKLQFSGSRVGEGFEVSVVRSEDLAVNVGKCKGDDLVQYDTDAKFRNHQLAAGFLIKVGGLEDKNIKFTHLDIAGAAGIPPEEPTAVPLLSLCHLHKVLL from the coding sequence ATGACGCCGCAGGATTTCAAACtgtacgaaaatatatttattgaaacaaatcTACAGTCGACTGATTACGACGGGGTCATCGTTATAATATATCCACAAGAGAAAAACATACGTTTACCCCGACACATATGtagttttatagataaaatatctcTATTAGACAAACATATTAATACTGTCGCGACCGTTTGGAATTGTGACTATGTGTCGGGGGGACGTTTGATCCTGTCCCCGACTGGGAAAATAACACCGTACCATGACGTGAAGGTGATCAGAGATGCCGCCAAGAAGGGCATGCAGCGGGCTTTGGACGCTGGGATGAAGAAACCCTTGTTGGTCGTGGAGAATGTCGTTGATTTCCCCGATGGACAATTGGTTTGTATTCTTGGAGCCCTTGAAGCGTTCTACGTTCCATTACAAATAAGGGAACGGCAGGAATGCAGGAATTTCATCAGAATCGGACTGCATGCCGAGGAAAAGGAAACGGAGTCCTTCGAGAGGATCGTTAGGAATGCGATCGCATTGGAAAGAGCTAGAATATTCACAAGGGATATAGCCGGTGGAGATCCTGAGAGGATGGCGCCAGCGAGAATAGTGGAATACGTCAAGAATTCGTTCGCCGAAGACAGTAATATCACGATCAACGTTATTGACGATGACGAAACTATCGCAAAAGATTATCCACTTTTAGCAGCTGTGTCCAGAGCTGCTAATCGCGTGGATCGGCATAAGGCTAGAGTCGTTGAAATAGAATACAAATCATCCAACCCGAACAGAGTCACGGAAACACTAATGCTTGTAGGGAAAGGTGTGACCTACGACACTGGCGGTGCTGACATTAAAATTACCGGCAAAATGGCTGGTATGTCCAGGGACAAATGTGGTGCAGCTGCTGTCGCTGGTTTCTTGAAAACTTGCTCGATTCTGAAACCACCACATCTAAAGGTGGTAGGTGTTCTGTGTCTTTGCAGGAATTCCGTTGGTTCCGATTCGTATGTCTCCGACGAGCTGATCGTATCCCGTGGGGGGAAATCCGTGAGGATAACGAACACGGACGCGGAAGGCAGACTCGCAATGGCAGATTCACTTTTCAAGCTGGCCGAATTAGCTGGAAAGGAGCTCAATCCTCACATTTACACCATTGCAACATTGACCGGCCACGCCAGAGCTTGCTATGGCAACTACAGCGCCGCAATGGATAACCACAGCGCTAAAGCTACTAACCATTCATCGAAATTACAATTCAGCGGATCGAGGGTCGGCGAAGGTTTTGAAGTGTCAGTCGTCAGATCGGAAGACTTAGCCGTGAATGTTGGTAAATGTAAGGGCGATGACCTCGTGCAGTACGATACGGACGCAAAGTTCCGTAATCACCAACTGGCCGCGGGCTTCCTTATCAAAGTCGGCGGCTTAGAAGATAAAAACATTAAGTTTACGCATTTAGACATCGCTGGTGCCGCTGGAATCCCTCCCGAGGAGCCGACAGCTGTTCCCTTGCTCTCTCTCTGTCATTTGCATAAAGTACTTTTGTAA
- the LOC125075354 gene encoding 28S ribosomal protein S35, mitochondrial, whose amino-acid sequence MYLILCHKSVILNKLINMSLFIRNYKPGVAYNAQILWRFNSTTAETVKQGEDEEEFRVLDILHKKGKLQKRVNRRADIQPDRSEKMPTDQNWGNVWPGPRSFHPSSVPLPIRQGYVPKGQAPPGKKANAELMKIPNFLHLTPPVVKSQCEALKKFCTSWPKLLNSEEAIEKNYPMEIISSDYCHASPTIRNPLARIVTLRVKLSNLKLDSRARDKFLRLVGDKYDEKTDLVTLTADRCPVRKQNMDYVNYLLTACYHESWTVEDWETDKSLEDMEYYDFDLNPSKKNLVNWYLMSNNEDNNLNDEQIKNFDVSKIPNGVEYKSAVSELFNEGESELALNKYDTSVRKLLGLPEKKIAN is encoded by the exons atgtatttaatattgtgtCATAAgtctgtaattttaaataaattaataaatatgagtttatttataagGAATTATAAACCCGGTGTGGCTTACAACGCTCAGATATTATGGCGTTTCAATTCAACAACCGCGGAAACTGTAAAACAGGGCGAGGACGAAGAAGAATTTCGTGTTCttgatattttacataaaaagggTAAATTACAGAAAAGAGTAAACCGTAGAGCAGATATACAGCCAGATAGATCGGAGAAAATGCCGACAGACCAA AATTGGGGCAACGTATGGCCAGGTCCGAGGTCCTTCCATCCGTCATCAGTGCCACTGCCAATTCGTCAAGGCTACGTGCCGAAAGGCCAAGCGCCACCAGGGAAGAAGGCGAACGCGGAATTGATGAAAATACCCAACTTCCTTCATCTAACGCCACCCGTCGTCAAAAGTCAATGCGAGGCCCTCAAGAAGTTCTGCACATCTTGGCCGAAGCTCTTAAACTCTGAGGAAGCAATCGAGAAGAATTATCCAATGGAAATAATAAGTTCAGACTATTGCCACGCAAGTCCGACAATCAGGAACCCGCTGGCTCGCATCGTGACGTTGCGTGTGAAACTGTCAAATTTGAAGTTGGACTCGAGGGCCAGGGATAAGTTTCTGAGATTGGTCGGTGACAAGTATGACGAGAAAACTGATCTGGTAACGTTGACAGCTGATCGGTGTCCGGTTAGGAAACAGAATATGGACTATGTGAACTATCTGCTGACTGCATGTTACCACGAATCGTGGACTGTTGAGGATTGGGAAACTGATAAGAGCTTAGAAGACATGGAATATTATGATTTCGATTTGAATCCGTCGAAGAAGAATCTTGTTAATTGGTATTTAATGTCAAACAacgaagataataatttaaacgatgaacagattaaaaatttcgATGTTTCAAAGATTCCTAATGGCGTTGAGTATAAAAGTGCAGTATCTGAATTGTTTAATGAAGGTGAAAGTGAACTCGCATTGAATAAATATGATACGTCTGTTAGGAAATTGTTAGGGTTGCCAGAGAAGAAAATTGCGAATTGa
- the LOC125075352 gene encoding zinc finger protein Xfin-like isoform X2, producing the protein MEERSKKRCRKSKLVPREYLDSDDENIAQMQNEIEETIAKIDAQSILRKLEPNYFSSKPLEFSVKVEVEEFDEPIVEDNQLSDDLNIKIHSIRSLSDTTSTTNRNCEYRLNEEVIRDVFDVISKKTTSIVDKMIEIYMRNDFGRRQAHIDESNIDKKLQLNLKKWKIWYEAAPRFRDAPGMYICYVCGIGWWHLSDFREHVKKHDSLNYGVEFSFQEFKIIAYNKPVKPRNVPIESDCWKCGKDVSAHQGVDYKCIGCQLKVHSCKMLSLHESECKKYKFLLNNTGVDTSKMYRCPLCSFKHWVKEQVRKHLKSQHSVRSDLPIYWTKKTCQKCNVSYNDHRVHECNQRPMIYSCQFCGKNFQSKWVLNLHLLNSKDNVLCRICGKRLRRGCMEAEHLLVHSRNYKMVFKCNFCEESLYYTDYSSLTTHKNRFHSDVDEEKPFFEKVIVPKKVLNRQEIIDLTEATEPDTMTDRPVNIDENHDNEAQNDYVDDEFGIKVTVIDKSTVQRIINETQRETSEGNIDTAETAVVTQRTLKNIVAVTKNLPQKTYTNKKKINRDSVATSNMNEEIQIKNEILDEFEVPDAMNVVKQEIDNDSAGNELVDFETIVKTEVDDVVMKSEEICDINEHSVTYEEVPPRRTRGKYKKRKKALVRLTEVKYPKNVSDRYTCTKCNTTSQTLMKYLQHFKSHNYEDSACPKCFKQFPLGQALLRHVNVHIKNNYVMIHAIRDSKAETDCNYQCRKCKMTMGVGDFFQHWETHLEIHDIANQDNVYYVDMDEKPLLKNMLAALQSADAGGPQRTCAVCAKRFERRNDCKRHYIEHLLGDALAERARRGCLACQLCGRGFQRGDAYKRHMRDHACLPVYKCEICDKAFSDSSNFCKHKKVHNMSVVVCDICKKKFTNKKFLIKHIKMHQVVKPISCNTCNKLFYTQSSYNKHLKRNRSRFKCTTCSLYYSSLKEKWEHMWQVHNERKYEADCPLCKKPFRKYSDVKQHLREQHEEKYYYYRSRLNTGVKSGRLKDLQYL; encoded by the exons ATGGAGGAGAGAAGTAAAAAAAGATGTAGAAAATCAAAACTAGTGCCGCGGGAATATTTGGACTCAGACGATGAAAATATCGCCCAAATGCAG AATGAAATCGAGGAGACAATAGCCAAAATTGACGCCCAATCAATACTAAGGAAACTAGaaccaaattatttttcatcGAAGCCACTGGAATTTTCCGTTAAAGTGGAAGTAGAAGAATTTGACGAACCAATAGTAGAAGATAATCAATTATcagatgatttaaatataaaaattcattcaATTAGAAGCTTAAGCGACACTACAAGTACGACAAATCGTAACTGTGAGTACAGATTAAACGAAGAAGTCATAAGAGATGTATTCGATGTAATAAGCAAGAAAACTACAAGTATTGTCGATAAAATGATTGAAATATACATGAGGAATGATTTCGGCAGACGGCAAGCTCATATAGACGAAAGTAACATAGACAAAAAGTTACAATTGAATCTGAAGAAGTGGAAAATATGGTACGAAGCGGCACCACGTTTTAGAGATGCCCCTGGTATGTACATCTGTTATGTCTGCGGGATTGGTTGGTGGCACTTATCAGACTTCAGAGAACACGTGAAGAAGCATGACAGTCTAAATTATGGTGTAGAATTCTCTTTCCAAGAGTTCAAGATAATAGCGTACAATAAACCCGTTAAACCTAGAAACGTACCGATTGAATCCGATTGTTGGAAGTGTGGTAAAGATGTATCAGCTCATCAGGGAGTTGACTACAAATGTATTGGGTGCCAATTGAAAGTACATTCGTGTAAAATGTTGAGCTTACACGAAAGCGAGtgtaagaaatacaaattcCTGCTCAACAACACTGGTGTTGATACGTCCAAGATGTACCGCTGTCCGTTATGTTCGTTCAAACATTGGGTTAAAGAACAAGTTCGTAAACACCTTAAATCCCAGCACAGTGTAAGATCAGACTTGCCTATATATTGGACGAAAAAAACATGTCAGAAATGCAATGTAAGCTACAACGACCACAGAGTCCACGAATGCAACCAAAGGCCTATGATTTATAGTTGTCAGTTTTGTGGAAAGAATTTTCAGAGTAAATGGGTTCTTAATTTGCACTTGTTGAACTCAAAGGATAATGTACTGTGCAGGATATGTGGAAAAAGACTGCGGAGAGGGTGCATGGAGGCAGAACACTTATTAGTACATTCCCGTAATTATAAAATGGTGTTTAAATGTAACTTCTGTGAGGAGTCATTATATTACACTGACTATTCCTCGTTGACCACTCACAAGAATAGATTTCACAGCGATGTTGATGAGGAGAAACCTTTCTTTGAGAAG GTTATCGTGCCAAAAAAAGTATTGAACAGACAAGAAATCATTGACCTCACCGAAGCGACGGAACCAG ataCAATGACAGACAGACCAGTTAATATAGATGAAAATCATGATAATGAAGCTCAGAACGATTATGTCGACGACGAATTTGGTATCAAAGTTACAGTCATAGACAAATCAACGGTACAAAGAATTATTAACGAAACTCAAAGGGAAACAAGTGAAGGGAACATCGATACCGCAGAAACAGCTGTCGTTACACAACGAACACTGAAAAACATAGTCGCTGTAACGAAAAATCTTCCACAGAAAACCTATACGAACAAGAAGAAAATCAATAGAGACAGTGTTGCCACATCAAATATGAACGaagaaattcaaataaagaacgaAATTCTAGATGAATTTGAAGTTCCGGATGCTATGAATGTCGTTAAACAGGAGATTGATAACGATTCGGCTGGCAATGAATTGGTTGATTTTGAAACGATCGTCAAGACCGAGGTTGACGATGTTGTGATGAAATCTGAAGAGATCTGTGATATTAATGAGCATTCTGTTACTTATGAAGAGGTACCACCTAGGCGAACTAG AGGCAAATACAAGAAAAGAAAAAAGGCTCTCGTGAGACTGACAGAAGTAAAATATCCGAAAAACGTGTCGGACAGATACACGTGCACCAAGTGCAACACGACGTCGCAGACGCTGATGAAGTACCTGCAGCACTTCAAGAGTCACAACTACGAGGACTCGGCCTGCCCGAAGTGCTTCAAGCAGTTCCCCCTCGGACAGGCTCTCCTCCGTCACGTGAATGTCCATATCAAGAACAACTACGTCATGATACACGCGATACGCGACAGCAAAGCGGAAACCGACTGCAATTACCAGTGTAGAAAGTGTAAAATGACGATGGGGGTGGGCGACTTCTTCCAGCACTGGGAGACCCACTTGGAAATCCACGATATCGCTAACCAGGATAACGTCTACTACGTTGATATGGACGAGAAGCCTCTGTTGAAGAATATGCTAG CGGCGCTGCAGTCGGCGGACGCGGGCGGCCCGCAGCGCACGTGCGCCGTGTGCGCCAAGCGCTTCGAGCGCCGCAACGACTGCAAGCGGCACTACATCGAGCACCTGCTGGGGGACGCGCTCGCCGAGCGCGCGCGCCGCGGCTGCCTCGCGTGCCAGCTGTGCGGGCGCGGCTTCCAGCGGGGGGACGC ATACAAGCGCCACATGCGCGACCACGCCTGCCTGCCGGTGTACAAGTGTGAAATTTGCGACAAAGCCTTCAGCGACTCGAGCAACTTCTGCAAACATAAGAAGGTGCACAACATGTCTGTGGTCGTTTGCGACATCTGCAAGAAGAAGTTCACCAACAAGAAGTTTCTCATTAAACATATTAAG ATGCATCAAGTTGTCAAACCGATCAGCTGCAACACCTGCAACAAACTGTTCTACACTCAGTCGAGTTACAATAAGCACTTGAAGAGAAATCGTTCCCGGTTCAAGTGTACCACGTGCTCGTTATACTACAGCTCGCTGAAGGAGAAGTGGGAGCACATGTGGCAG GTTCACAACGAAAGAAAGTACGAAGCGGACTGTCCGCTGTGCAAGAAGCCGTTCCGGAAGTACTCGGACGTGAAACAACACCTCCGGGAGCAGCACGAGGAGAAATATTACTACTATAGATCTCGATTAAACACCGGCGTTAAATCGGGACGACTCAAGGATTTACAGTACTTATAA
- the LOC125075352 gene encoding zinc finger protein 267-like isoform X1 — MEERSKKRCRKSKLVPREYLDSDDENIAQMQNEIEETIAKIDAQSILRKLEPNYFSSKPLEFSVKVEVEEFDEPIVEDNQLSDDLNIKIHSIRSLSDTTSTTNRNCEYRLNEEVIRDVFDVISKKTTSIVDKMIEIYMRNDFGRRQAHIDESNIDKKLQLNLKKWKIWYEAAPRFRDAPGMYICYVCGIGWWHLSDFREHVKKHDSLNYGVEFSFQEFKIIAYNKPVKPRNVPIESDCWKCGKDVSAHQGVDYKCIGCQLKVHSCKMLSLHESECKKYKFLLNNTGVDTSKMYRCPLCSFKHWVKEQVRKHLKSQHSVRSDLPIYWTKKTCQKCNVSYNDHRVHECNQRPMIYSCQFCGKNFQSKWVLNLHLLNSKDNVLCRICGKRLRRGCMEAEHLLVHSRNYKMVFKCNFCEESLYYTDYSSLTTHKNRFHSDVDEEKPFFEKVIVPKKVLNRQEIIDLTEATEPGNLQPPLPSFDSACQGLIGYLDTMTDRPVNIDENHDNEAQNDYVDDEFGIKVTVIDKSTVQRIINETQRETSEGNIDTAETAVVTQRTLKNIVAVTKNLPQKTYTNKKKINRDSVATSNMNEEIQIKNEILDEFEVPDAMNVVKQEIDNDSAGNELVDFETIVKTEVDDVVMKSEEICDINEHSVTYEEVPPRRTRGKYKKRKKALVRLTEVKYPKNVSDRYTCTKCNTTSQTLMKYLQHFKSHNYEDSACPKCFKQFPLGQALLRHVNVHIKNNYVMIHAIRDSKAETDCNYQCRKCKMTMGVGDFFQHWETHLEIHDIANQDNVYYVDMDEKPLLKNMLAALQSADAGGPQRTCAVCAKRFERRNDCKRHYIEHLLGDALAERARRGCLACQLCGRGFQRGDAYKRHMRDHACLPVYKCEICDKAFSDSSNFCKHKKVHNMSVVVCDICKKKFTNKKFLIKHIKMHQVVKPISCNTCNKLFYTQSSYNKHLKRNRSRFKCTTCSLYYSSLKEKWEHMWQVHNERKYEADCPLCKKPFRKYSDVKQHLREQHEEKYYYYRSRLNTGVKSGRLKDLQYL, encoded by the exons ATGGAGGAGAGAAGTAAAAAAAGATGTAGAAAATCAAAACTAGTGCCGCGGGAATATTTGGACTCAGACGATGAAAATATCGCCCAAATGCAG AATGAAATCGAGGAGACAATAGCCAAAATTGACGCCCAATCAATACTAAGGAAACTAGaaccaaattatttttcatcGAAGCCACTGGAATTTTCCGTTAAAGTGGAAGTAGAAGAATTTGACGAACCAATAGTAGAAGATAATCAATTATcagatgatttaaatataaaaattcattcaATTAGAAGCTTAAGCGACACTACAAGTACGACAAATCGTAACTGTGAGTACAGATTAAACGAAGAAGTCATAAGAGATGTATTCGATGTAATAAGCAAGAAAACTACAAGTATTGTCGATAAAATGATTGAAATATACATGAGGAATGATTTCGGCAGACGGCAAGCTCATATAGACGAAAGTAACATAGACAAAAAGTTACAATTGAATCTGAAGAAGTGGAAAATATGGTACGAAGCGGCACCACGTTTTAGAGATGCCCCTGGTATGTACATCTGTTATGTCTGCGGGATTGGTTGGTGGCACTTATCAGACTTCAGAGAACACGTGAAGAAGCATGACAGTCTAAATTATGGTGTAGAATTCTCTTTCCAAGAGTTCAAGATAATAGCGTACAATAAACCCGTTAAACCTAGAAACGTACCGATTGAATCCGATTGTTGGAAGTGTGGTAAAGATGTATCAGCTCATCAGGGAGTTGACTACAAATGTATTGGGTGCCAATTGAAAGTACATTCGTGTAAAATGTTGAGCTTACACGAAAGCGAGtgtaagaaatacaaattcCTGCTCAACAACACTGGTGTTGATACGTCCAAGATGTACCGCTGTCCGTTATGTTCGTTCAAACATTGGGTTAAAGAACAAGTTCGTAAACACCTTAAATCCCAGCACAGTGTAAGATCAGACTTGCCTATATATTGGACGAAAAAAACATGTCAGAAATGCAATGTAAGCTACAACGACCACAGAGTCCACGAATGCAACCAAAGGCCTATGATTTATAGTTGTCAGTTTTGTGGAAAGAATTTTCAGAGTAAATGGGTTCTTAATTTGCACTTGTTGAACTCAAAGGATAATGTACTGTGCAGGATATGTGGAAAAAGACTGCGGAGAGGGTGCATGGAGGCAGAACACTTATTAGTACATTCCCGTAATTATAAAATGGTGTTTAAATGTAACTTCTGTGAGGAGTCATTATATTACACTGACTATTCCTCGTTGACCACTCACAAGAATAGATTTCACAGCGATGTTGATGAGGAGAAACCTTTCTTTGAGAAG GTTATCGTGCCAAAAAAAGTATTGAACAGACAAGAAATCATTGACCTCACCGAAGCGACGGAACCAGGTAATTTGCAGCCTCCACTGCCAAGCTTTGATAGCGCTTGCCAAGGTCTTATAGGTTACCTAG ataCAATGACAGACAGACCAGTTAATATAGATGAAAATCATGATAATGAAGCTCAGAACGATTATGTCGACGACGAATTTGGTATCAAAGTTACAGTCATAGACAAATCAACGGTACAAAGAATTATTAACGAAACTCAAAGGGAAACAAGTGAAGGGAACATCGATACCGCAGAAACAGCTGTCGTTACACAACGAACACTGAAAAACATAGTCGCTGTAACGAAAAATCTTCCACAGAAAACCTATACGAACAAGAAGAAAATCAATAGAGACAGTGTTGCCACATCAAATATGAACGaagaaattcaaataaagaacgaAATTCTAGATGAATTTGAAGTTCCGGATGCTATGAATGTCGTTAAACAGGAGATTGATAACGATTCGGCTGGCAATGAATTGGTTGATTTTGAAACGATCGTCAAGACCGAGGTTGACGATGTTGTGATGAAATCTGAAGAGATCTGTGATATTAATGAGCATTCTGTTACTTATGAAGAGGTACCACCTAGGCGAACTAG AGGCAAATACAAGAAAAGAAAAAAGGCTCTCGTGAGACTGACAGAAGTAAAATATCCGAAAAACGTGTCGGACAGATACACGTGCACCAAGTGCAACACGACGTCGCAGACGCTGATGAAGTACCTGCAGCACTTCAAGAGTCACAACTACGAGGACTCGGCCTGCCCGAAGTGCTTCAAGCAGTTCCCCCTCGGACAGGCTCTCCTCCGTCACGTGAATGTCCATATCAAGAACAACTACGTCATGATACACGCGATACGCGACAGCAAAGCGGAAACCGACTGCAATTACCAGTGTAGAAAGTGTAAAATGACGATGGGGGTGGGCGACTTCTTCCAGCACTGGGAGACCCACTTGGAAATCCACGATATCGCTAACCAGGATAACGTCTACTACGTTGATATGGACGAGAAGCCTCTGTTGAAGAATATGCTAG CGGCGCTGCAGTCGGCGGACGCGGGCGGCCCGCAGCGCACGTGCGCCGTGTGCGCCAAGCGCTTCGAGCGCCGCAACGACTGCAAGCGGCACTACATCGAGCACCTGCTGGGGGACGCGCTCGCCGAGCGCGCGCGCCGCGGCTGCCTCGCGTGCCAGCTGTGCGGGCGCGGCTTCCAGCGGGGGGACGC ATACAAGCGCCACATGCGCGACCACGCCTGCCTGCCGGTGTACAAGTGTGAAATTTGCGACAAAGCCTTCAGCGACTCGAGCAACTTCTGCAAACATAAGAAGGTGCACAACATGTCTGTGGTCGTTTGCGACATCTGCAAGAAGAAGTTCACCAACAAGAAGTTTCTCATTAAACATATTAAG ATGCATCAAGTTGTCAAACCGATCAGCTGCAACACCTGCAACAAACTGTTCTACACTCAGTCGAGTTACAATAAGCACTTGAAGAGAAATCGTTCCCGGTTCAAGTGTACCACGTGCTCGTTATACTACAGCTCGCTGAAGGAGAAGTGGGAGCACATGTGGCAG GTTCACAACGAAAGAAAGTACGAAGCGGACTGTCCGCTGTGCAAGAAGCCGTTCCGGAAGTACTCGGACGTGAAACAACACCTCCGGGAGCAGCACGAGGAGAAATATTACTACTATAGATCTCGATTAAACACCGGCGTTAAATCGGGACGACTCAAGGATTTACAGTACTTATAA